The genomic interval CCGAAACCACCTCGGATGGCGCTCTGCCCACTCCTCGCTGTCCTCTCGCGTGGCGCCCACCAGCACAGCCGCCGCCGAGGACTCAAGCGAGCGTTCGGCGATGCCCGGGTGTCCATACCGCTGCGAGATGACCTCGCCCTGCTCCGTGATCTTCACGTGCCCTCGGAGCGCCTCCGTGGGCTGGGCGAGAATGCTCTGCTCCACGGGACCGCCCCCTCGCCCCAGCGCGCCGCCCCGGCCGTGAAAGAACTTGATGCGCACGCCGTACGCTTCCGCCAGGCGAATCAGGTGCTTTTGAGCCATGTACAGCGACCAGTTGGCGGTGAGATAGCCGCCGTCCTTGTTGCTGTCGGAATACCCGAGCATGATCTCCTGCTGCCAGCCGCGCATCTCCAGGTGACGCCGATACACGGGGTTTTCAAACAGCGACCGCATGATCCCCGCCGCGGACTCCAGGTCCTCGATGGTCTCAAACAGCGGAACGACGTTCAAGTCGCTCTTGGGCGGCGCCATCGGCCCGTCCGGCCAGCCGAACAAGCCGGACTCCTTCGCCAAGAGCAACACCTCAAGCAGGTCGCTCGCGCCTTGCGTCATGGAAATGAGGTAGTCCTGCACGCAGCGAGGCCCGAAGGTCTCGTGCCCTCGCCGCACGCAGTCGAGGACCGCGAGCGCCTCCGTGGTGACATCGGAGTACACGTGATACGGATTGCGAATGGGGCGCGGCGACGCAAGGCATTCGGACAGGACGCGCACGCGCTCTTCCTCGCCAAGCGACGTGTAGTCGTCCACGAGGCCCGCCGTCTGCAAGAGCTCCGCCACCGCCTGCTCATGAACGCCGGAGTGCTGACGGATGTCGAGCGTCACCATGTGGAAGCCGAAGATGCGAAGCTGCAGCAGGAACGGGCGCAACCACGCATCCACCATGCGCTGGCCCCGGTGATGCGCGAGCGATCTCGCCATCCGTTCGACGTCCTCCATCATCGCTTCGGGTGACGCGTAATCGGGACCGTCCACCCGCTCCCCGTGCAGCCGGCGCCGCGTGTTGGCGAGCCGCTCCAGCATCCGGTTGATGAGCGCCCGGTACGGCTCGTCGTTTTCGCCTCCCAGGGAAGCCAGGAGATCCTCGTCCGCGCCCGCCCGGTCCACGGACACGCTCAGATCGCGCCCGAGTTCTCGCAACTTTTGCTCATATTTGTTGAGGGCGAGATCGCAGTGGAGGACGAGCGTCTGCCAGGTGATGTCGGACGTGACGTTCGGATTGCCGTCGCGATCGCCCCCCATCCACGAGCCGAAGCGAATAAGCGGGGGCAGTTCGAGAAGCTGACGACCAAACTGTTCCTCGACCGCCTGTTCGAGCTTTTGATGCACGCGAGGAAGGACGTCGAACAGGATCTGGTCCAGAAAGTACAGCCCGTTTCGGACCTCATCCAGCACGGTGATGCGCTGCTTGCGCACCGATCTCGTTTGCCACAGCGCGACGATCTCGGTGCGAATTCGCTCGCGCAGCACGTCGAGCTCTCTCGGCGTCTTGCGCGGATCGTCCATGTCCTCGAGGAAAGCCGCGATCTTCGTGTGTTTGTCGAGCACGGTGCGGCGCAGCGCCTCGGTGGGATGCGCGGTGAGCACGAGCTCGATCCCGACCTCCCGAAGCAGGGACTCAATGTCGTCGGCGGTCATGCCGCGATCGGCCAGGGTGCGCATGGTTTCGCGAAACGACCCGCGCAGCACCTGTTGCGAGCGATCGTAATCTCGGTGGCGGCGAAGCCTGTGGTTTTGCTCCGCGAGGTTGACCAACTGAAAGTAGACCGAAAACGCGTGAATCACGTCGTTCCGGTGCTCGGGCTCCACGGCGGACACGGCCGCCTGCAGCGCCGCGCGCGTTTCGGGCGACGGGTCCGCGCGAAAGGCCTTGGCAGCGAGGCGAATGGATTCGACGTGATCGAAGACGCGCCGGCCGCACTGCTCGACCAGCACTTCTCCCAACAAATCCCCGAGGACGCGTATGTCCCGGTGCAAGGGTGCGTCGTTCGCCAACGAGATACCCTCCTGTCCTCTCCACTCCGAGTGTCGATTTTCTCTATGGTCTCCGTATCAGGTTACAACGGGCCGAAGCTTCGCGCAACGAACGCTCGTCCCAAAACTGAGAAACTTCGCCCTAGATCTGAAAACGGCCGATGAGCGACTGCAGGTCCTGCGCTCGCGCGCTGAGCGATGCGGCGGTGGACGCAATTTCTTGCATCGAGCTCGCCTGTTGCTGAGAAGCCGCCACCACGCTCTCCGACTCGCGGGCCGCCTGTTGCGCCAGTTCCACCACCACGGCCATGTCGCTCGACATGTGATCCGCCTGGGCGACGATGGTTTTGGTGGCGTCCGCGACCTCTTCGACGCGCGACGCCACCTCCGCCATGGAGGTCCTGATCCGCGCGAACGTCCGCTTGGTCTCGTCGGCAACCGCCGCGCCGGCGTCCACTTCCGCGGTGACCGCCTGAATGGATTGGGCCACCTCGTTCATGGAGCGAACGACGCGATCGACAATGCCGTGAATTTCGCGCGCCGCATCCGCGGACGCCTTGGACAGGCTCCTGACCTCGTCCGCGACGACGGCGAACCCCCGGCCGTGATCGCCCGCGCGCGCGGCCTCGATGGCCGCGTTCAGCGCCAAGAGATTGGTCTCGTCGGCGATGTGCATGATGGCCGCGACAATCTGCCGAACGCTTTCCGAAGCCTCCGCCGTCCTGCGCATGACCTCCGCGGCATCGGCGGCGCGCTGCCGGATGGCCTCCATCTGACGCGCCATCGCGTCCATGACCTGCGTTCCCGCCTCCGCTTCGCCATCGGTGCGCTCGGCGGTCTCGTGCAAATCTTCCGCGAGGCGCGACACCTTGCCGATCTCGCCCTGCACCTGCGAGACCGCGGCGGACGTGTCCTCGATCTGCTTCATCTGCTCCTCGGCGCCGGCCGCCACTTGCTCAATGGACCGCGCGATCTCCGCCGTCGCGCGCATCAGTTCGTCCGAACTCGCCGACAGCTCTTCGGCGCTCGTCGCCACGTGTTCGGAAGCCCCCGCGATGGCGCCGATGAGCGCCCTCAGGTTGCCGACGAGGTCGTTCCAGACGCGCGCGAGATCTTCGATCTCGTCGCGCGTGCGCACTTCGACGGGCCGAACGCGCAGGTCGCCCTGCGACACCTTGAGCGCCATCTGGCGGAGCCGAATGATGGGCCCCGATATCGTGATGGCCAGCGTCGCGCTCCCGGCGAGGCCTATCGCGATGGCGACCAGTGCCACGGCCGTGCTCCAGACGAAGGTCTGCACGAGCAGGCGATTGACGTTCGCGGCGGCCGCGTTTTTGACCGCCTGCTCGTCCTGTGTGAACTCCGACAGGCTCTGGATCAAGGGCTGCAGCGTGTTGTTGGTGAACATCGCCTGCGCGTCGGACAGGCTCGTCGACGCTAGGCGGAAAGCGGTCTCATTTTGATCCAAGATCTGCTGCCACTCCGACTGGAACAGGTCGAGGATGGCCTTGTCGGTGGCATTGACGGGTTCGCGCTGCAAGACGCTCAGATCCTGTTGCACGCGCGCGAGATCGTTCTGGTAGTCCTGAAGGTTGAACTGCGCGTTGTCGCCGTTCGGCGTGAGCAGATAAAGCGCCGCGTCGTTGTCCGCGGTCACGATGTCGTCATCAAACTGCCGAATGAGGTTCAGCACCGTGTCCGCCTGCTCGAGCTTTCGAACCGACTGGTGCAGTTGGCTGACCAGGATGCCGTTCACGACGCCGAGGGCGACGAGAAGGAGGGTCACGAGGCCGGTATTGACGAGGAACTTTTGACGAATGTTCAGCGTCGGCAACAGATCCACGAACCGCTGACCGAGCTTGTGAAGGCGCGTGTCTGCGCGCGCTGGGATGTCGTCATAGGTGGACATGGCGGACCTCCAACCGAACGATTCGTCGACGCCACCGGACCGATGCCCGGCGTGCCATCGAGCCCTCTCCACCTATTCGGGATGACCGCCGAAATTCCTCCTCACCGCCTCACACGATTCAAGCCCGACGCCGCGTGGCGCCGGGCTCGGATCCGTCAAGGCGTTCACTCGAACGTATCGCGCGACAGCAATTCCGCGAGTGTCTCTACCGCCCGCTCTGCGTCGCTCCCCTCGGCCTGCAGGGTGACCGATTCCCCGCGCGCAATGGCCATGGACATCACGCCGAGGACGCTCTTCGCATCGACGAAATGACCGTTTTTCCCAATCCGAATCTGACTGGAAAACGATGACGCCCGCTTGACAAACTCCGCCGCTGGCCGCGCCGCGAGCCCCTGAGGAAGATTGACGGTCAGGACCTTCTCCACCATGTCATCAACACCTCGACATCACACCAAAGCTTCTTGACGTTCACCCGCAGGACCTGCGGCGAAGCCGATGGACTCCTCCGTCTCCGCGTCGAAGATGTGGATCTTGTTCAAGTCAATCGCGAGCTTGACCGAGCTTCCGACGTGGTAGACGTGGCGCGGGTTCACGCGCGCGACGATCGTGTTCGGCCCGATACTCGTGTGCAGATAGACCTCCGAGCCCATGTGTTCCACGACTTCCACCTGCATCTGCAGCACGGAGTCGGGATACGTCGTCATGAACACTTCCTCATCGTGCAGGTCTTCCGGCCGCACGCCGAGCACGACCGGCTTCCCAATGGCCCCCGACGCCTTCAGCACGCCGTAGCGGCCCTCCGGCAGGCGCAGCGAAATGGAAGGCGCGCGGAAGTAGAACGCATCGCCGTCCTGCACGATCTCGCCGCGAATAAAGTTCATGGCAGGAGACCCAATGAAGCCGGCGACAAACATGTTCTTCGGCTGGGAGTACACGACCTGCGGCGTATCCGCCTGCTGGATGACGCCGTCGCGCATGACCACGATGCGATCGCCCATCGTCATGGCTTCCGTCTGATCATGTGTAACGTAAATGACGGTCGTTTGCAAGCGCTGATGGAGCTTGCGGATCTCCGCGCGCATCTGCACGCGCAGCTTCGCGTCCAGGTTCGACAGCGGCTCATCCATCAGGAACACCTGCGGCTCGCGCACAATGGCGCGACCCAACGCCACGCGCTGGCGCTGACCGCCGGAGAGCGCCTTCGGCTTCCGGTCGAGCAGGTGCGCGATGTCGAGGATCTTCGCCGCCTCCTGCACCCGCCGGTCGATCTCGGCCTTCGGCACCTTGCGCAGCTTCAGGCCGAACGCCATGTTCTGATACACCGTCATATGGGGATAGAGCGCGTAGTTTTGGAACACCATCGCAATGTCCCGATCCTTCGGCGGCACGTCGTTCACGCGGCGATCGCCGATATACAGGTTGCCCTCCGTGATGTCCTCGAGTCCAGCGATCATGCGAAGCGTCGTCGTCTTGCCGCAGCCGGAGGGGCCGACGAACACGGTGAATTCCTTGTCCTGAATGTCGAGGTTGAAGTCCTTCACCGTCGGCTCCGTCTGGCCGGGGTAGGTCTTGTAAATGTGCTCGAGCAACACGCGAGCCACGCTATCAACTCCCTGTCAGAATGCTCATACCGAGCGTAGCAAAACGCTTTCACGATGGCCATGTGCAACTTGTACAGACCCTGCGCCTAATCGAGTGCAGATTGACCCTGAAGAAGCGCCCCCGCGGCGAAGAGGGCAAACGCGTCGGTGCCCCGGCGAACGTCCAAGCCCGAGATTTCCCGCAGTTTCTCGATTCGCGCGAGCAGCGTGTTCCGGTGCATGTAGAGCGATCGCGCCGCCTCGCTGATGTTCAGGTTGGAACGCACCATGGCCTCGGCGATCTCGCCCCAGCCCTCGGGCCAATGCTTGGTTTCTTCCTCCGAGATGGCCGAGACGGATCGCAAAAAGGCAGCTCTCGAGGGCTCATCGAGCCACAGAAGGGCCATCCGCACAGGGTCGTCGCCAAACACCACGGCCTCCGTGTTTCGCCGGACCGCCTCTCGCCGCGCAAGTTCGAGCATCGCCACACCAGCCGCCGCGTCCTGCGGCGTTCGAATCACGCCCGAGACGGCCACGCGCGCGTCGATCATCGCTTCACTTCGCAACGCGTTCGCGAGCTGCGCCGCCAGCGCCGAAATCCCGCGGACGTCCATCTCCGCGTGCCCAAGGGACAGCCAGGCGTGGCGAAGCGCGGCTCTTGCGACCGAAGCGATGGCCAGAGGAATGTGGGGGGACAGTCGCCAAGCCTCGACCTCGACGTACGCCTCGGTGACCTTCTTCACCATGTCGGCGCTCTCTCGATGCTCCGACGCCCCGCCCACGCGCGTCGACCACTCGATGGCCACCAGGTGAGCCGGATACGCGGAGAGGGGCACGGATGCCGCCGCCTGGCGAATCGGCTCTGCACACGCCCGCCCTGCGGCGGCGGCGACGAGATCGCGCGCGGGGCACCGGCGCAGACGCGCCATGGGCTCGGCATCCCCTTGCCCAGGCGACGAAGACAAGGCCCATGTCAAAAACGCGCGTTCGCCTGGCGCGAGCGACGTTCCGTCGACGCCGAGATCGTCCCGGACGCGCATGTAGAACGCACCCTCCGGACCCTCCACCCATTCACCGATGGGGGCGTTAGGAAGCGACGGTGTCCACGGGACCCACGCGCAGGACTTTCCCAGGGCGCCAAAGAACCGCGACACCAACTCCGCTTGGAATTCCATGTTCATCTTGGCTCCCACACGTAGAACGTTGGCATTTTCCATCGATTCTAGCACGCCTGCGCCCAGCCGCACACGCCTCAGAAAACATGGCGAGCGGGGCTCTTGCACCCCGCTCGCGCCCGGTCGTCCCTCGACAGGCTCCGTCCGCTCGATGCGGAACGGAATCAATAGTTGTCCTTCGGCATCACTTCGCGGCGCGCCACGCCCGTTCGGCGGGCGGCATCGGCGACCGCGTCCGCGACTCGCTGAACAACCGCTTGGTTAAAGACAGACGGAATAATGTAGTCCTCGCGCAACTCGTTCTCACGGATGATGGAAGCAATGGCCTGCGCAGCCGCGAGCTTCATCTCCTCGTTGATGGTCGACGCGCGCGCCGCCAGCGCCCCCTTGAACATGCCCGGGAAACAGAGGAGGTTGTTGATCTGGTTCGGGTAGTCGGATCGACCGGTGGCGAGCACGCGCACATGGGGAGCCGCCAGTTCCGGCTCGATCTCCGGCGTCGGGTTGGCCATCGCGAAGACAATCGGATCGGGCGCCATCTTCTTGATGTGATCGACCGTCAGCACGCCAGGTCCCGACACGCCGATGAACACGTCCGCGCCCACGATGGCGTCGTCCAGCGTGCCCGTGATGTTGTCCGGATTCGTGTGCTCCTTGTACCAATTCCAGATCTCGTTGTCGTACTGCTTGCCGCGGTGCAGGATGCCCTCCAGCGTGACGCCGATGATGTTTTTCACACCGGCGGACAAGAGCATTTTCGTGCAGGCCACGCCCGCAGCGCCGATGCCGACGATCACGACCTTGAGGTCCTGAAGCTTCTTCCCGACGAGCTTCGCCGCGTTCATCAGGCCGGCCAGCATGACGACCGCCGTCCCGTGTTGGTCGTCGTGGAAGACAGGGATGTCGAGCTCCTGCTTCAGCCGCTCCTCGATATAGAAGCATCTCGGAGACGAGATATCCTCCAGATTGATGCCGCCAAACGCCGGCGCGATGCGCTTCACCGTCTCGACGATCTCGTCCGGATCCTTCGTGTCGAGGCAGATGGGGAACGCGTCCACGCCTGCGAACTGTTTGAACAGCATGGCCTTGCCTTCCATGACCGGCATCGCCGCGTACGGGCCGATGTCCCCGAGGCCCAACACCGCCGTGCCGTCCGAGACCACGGCCACCGTGTTGCGCTTGATGGTCAGTTGGAACGCCTTGGACGGGTCCTCGTGAATCGCCTCGCACACGCGCGCCACGTGCGGCGTGTACACGCGCGAAAGATCCTCGCGGTTCTTCACCTGGATCTTCGGCACAACTTCGAGCTTGCCGCCCAAGTGAACGAGGAAGGTCCGGTCGGACACCGCCACCACGTGGATCCCCGGCTCCGCGTCGAGCAACTCGGCGATCTGGCGGCCATGCTCGCGATTCGCCACGTTGATGGTCACGTCTCGCACCACCACGTCCTGCGTCACGCGGATCACGTCGACCGCAGCAATATCGCCTCCAGCGTTCCCGACCAGGCTCGCCACCTTCGCAAACGTGTTGCCCTTATTGGCGATCTCCAGTCGATAAATCAGACTGATGCCACTCCGCTGAAACTCCATGCGCGACCTCCTCTTCGCCGTCTCGGCTGGATACGCCTAGTGTAACAGACGCTTGATTTTCAAGACAACGCGCGCGATCCCGCCAGATCACAAAGGACGCACCAGAAGATGCTGGCGCGTCCTTTTCAGCCATGAATCACGCGTCCGTTCGGGCCTCCATCCGATGCAGCCCCAGCACCTCGGCCGTCTCGGCCTGGATGGAACGCATCAGATCGGGTCTGTGGCGCAGCGTGACGCCGTACGACGGGATCATCTCGCGGATCTTGTTCTCCCACTCGGGCAGCCGGTCCGGGAAACATTTGCGGATGACCTCGAGCATGATGGACACCACGACCGACGCGCCCGGCGATGCGCCGAGCAGCGCAGCGATGGATCCGTCCCTGGCGCTCACCACCTCGGTGCCGAACTGCAGCTCGCCTCGCGGGCGCCGCTTGATGACCTGGACGCGTTGGCCCGCGACAACGAGGCGCCAATCCTCATCACGTGCCGTGGGCACGAACTCGCGCAGCTCGTCCATGCGCTGCTTTTTCGTCAGCATGAGCTGTCGGATGAGATACAGCGTCAGCGAGGCGTTCTTGGCGCCCGCGGCGAGCAGGGTCGACAGGTTGTGAAGCTTGACCGACTTCAGTAGGTCGAGCATGGAGCCCGTCTTCAAAAAGCGCGGTGAAAACCCGGCGAACGGCCCGAACAGGACATACTCTCGGCCGCCGATGACGCGAGAATCCAGGTGCGGCACGGACATGGGAGGCGCACCCACGGGGGCCTTGCCATACACCTTGGCGCGGTGCTGGCGGACAATCTCGGGATTCTCGCAGACCATGAAAAGACCGCTCACCGGGAAGCCACCGATGCCCTTCCCCTCGTCAATGCCGGATTTCTGCAGAAGCAGTAGACTCCATCCCCCGGCCCCGACGAAGACGAACTTCGACACATGCTCATAGGTGGCGCCCGTCTTCACATCGCGCACGCGGAGCTGCCACATGCCGTCGCGCGTACGCTTCAAGTCCTGGACCTCTTTGCCGCACTGAACGTCCACGCCTTCGCGCTCCAGGTATTGGAACAGCATCCGGGTGAGCGCGCCGAAGTTCACGTCCGTGCCGGACGCGATCCACGTAGCGGCAATCGGGCGATCCAGCTTGCGATCCTTCATCATCAGCGGAATCCATTCCCGGAGCCGCTCGGGATCCTCGGAGTATTCCATCCCTTGGAAAAGCGGGTGCTGGGACAACAACTGGTGCCGTTTCTTCAAAAACGCCACGTTCGTCTCGCCCTGCACGAAGCTCATGTGCGGCACAGGCACGATAAAATCTCTCGGATGTTCGATGATGCCCTGTCGCACGAGGAACGACCAAAATTGGCGAGAGACCAGGAACTGCTCGTTCACCTGAATGGCCTTGGAGATGTCGATGCTTCCGTCTGGCTGTTCGACCGTGTAGTTCAGCTCGCAGAGCGCAGAGTGCCCCGTGCCCGCGTTGTTCCACTCGTTCGAACTCTCCACCGCGACCTCGTCGAGGCGTTCGAACACGGTGATGGTCCAATCGGGCGCAAGCTGCCGAAACAAGGTCCCCAGCGTGGCACTCATGATGCCGCCGCCAATCAGGGCGACATCCGATCTCGTCTTTCCGTCCATGTCGATCCCATCCTTATGCAGATGCGGGCGCACCTTGATGCGCCCCGCAAACCAAACTGTCGACATTCGGCGCCGCGCTGAACGTCCGCGCGCCGAAATCAAGCGGTTTCCGCACCGTTCAACGGATTTCGACAACCCGTATAGAGTATAAATCATCGGCGCGCGATTCGCGAATGCGCGCGGCGCCCTGTCGCGGCGCCATAGAAACGGCGGGGTGCGGCCTGAGCCGCCCCCGCCGTCCGGTTCGGAATGTCAGCCTTCGAGCAACAGGGACTCCGGATCCTCGATCAGCCGCTTCACGGTCACCAGGAAGCTCACGGCCTCCGCTCCGTCCACAATGCGGTGATCGTACGAAAGCGCGAT from Alicyclobacillus acidocaldarius subsp. acidocaldarius DSM 446 carries:
- a CDS encoding ABC transporter ATP-binding protein produces the protein MARVLLEHIYKTYPGQTEPTVKDFNLDIQDKEFTVFVGPSGCGKTTTLRMIAGLEDITEGNLYIGDRRVNDVPPKDRDIAMVFQNYALYPHMTVYQNMAFGLKLRKVPKAEIDRRVQEAAKILDIAHLLDRKPKALSGGQRQRVALGRAIVREPQVFLMDEPLSNLDAKLRVQMRAEIRKLHQRLQTTVIYVTHDQTEAMTMGDRIVVMRDGVIQQADTPQVVYSQPKNMFVAGFIGSPAMNFIRGEIVQDGDAFYFRAPSISLRLPEGRYGVLKASGAIGKPVVLGVRPEDLHDEEVFMTTYPDSVLQMQVEVVEHMGSEVYLHTSIGPNTIVARVNPRHVYHVGSSVKLAIDLNKIHIFDAETEESIGFAAGPAGERQEALV
- the mqo gene encoding malate dehydrogenase (quinone), coding for MDGKTRSDVALIGGGIMSATLGTLFRQLAPDWTITVFERLDEVAVESSNEWNNAGTGHSALCELNYTVEQPDGSIDISKAIQVNEQFLVSRQFWSFLVRQGIIEHPRDFIVPVPHMSFVQGETNVAFLKKRHQLLSQHPLFQGMEYSEDPERLREWIPLMMKDRKLDRPIAATWIASGTDVNFGALTRMLFQYLEREGVDVQCGKEVQDLKRTRDGMWQLRVRDVKTGATYEHVSKFVFVGAGGWSLLLLQKSGIDEGKGIGGFPVSGLFMVCENPEIVRQHRAKVYGKAPVGAPPMSVPHLDSRVIGGREYVLFGPFAGFSPRFLKTGSMLDLLKSVKLHNLSTLLAAGAKNASLTLYLIRQLMLTKKQRMDELREFVPTARDEDWRLVVAGQRVQVIKRRPRGELQFGTEVVSARDGSIAALLGASPGASVVVSIMLEVIRKCFPDRLPEWENKIREMIPSYGVTLRHRPDLMRSIQAETAEVLGLHRMEARTDA
- a CDS encoding methyl-accepting chemotaxis protein — its product is MSTYDDIPARADTRLHKLGQRFVDLLPTLNIRQKFLVNTGLVTLLLVALGVVNGILVSQLHQSVRKLEQADTVLNLIRQFDDDIVTADNDAALYLLTPNGDNAQFNLQDYQNDLARVQQDLSVLQREPVNATDKAILDLFQSEWQQILDQNETAFRLASTSLSDAQAMFTNNTLQPLIQSLSEFTQDEQAVKNAAAANVNRLLVQTFVWSTAVALVAIAIGLAGSATLAITISGPIIRLRQMALKVSQGDLRVRPVEVRTRDEIEDLARVWNDLVGNLRALIGAIAGASEHVATSAEELSASSDELMRATAEIARSIEQVAAGAEEQMKQIEDTSAAVSQVQGEIGKVSRLAEDLHETAERTDGEAEAGTQVMDAMARQMEAIRQRAADAAEVMRRTAEASESVRQIVAAIMHIADETNLLALNAAIEAARAGDHGRGFAVVADEVRSLSKASADAAREIHGIVDRVVRSMNEVAQSIQAVTAEVDAGAAVADETKRTFARIRTSMAEVASRVEEVADATKTIVAQADHMSSDMAVVVELAQQAARESESVVAASQQQASSMQEIASTAASLSARAQDLQSLIGRFQI
- the ppc gene encoding phosphoenolpyruvate carboxylase, giving the protein MANDAPLHRDIRVLGDLLGEVLVEQCGRRVFDHVESIRLAAKAFRADPSPETRAALQAAVSAVEPEHRNDVIHAFSVYFQLVNLAEQNHRLRRHRDYDRSQQVLRGSFRETMRTLADRGMTADDIESLLREVGIELVLTAHPTEALRRTVLDKHTKIAAFLEDMDDPRKTPRELDVLRERIRTEIVALWQTRSVRKQRITVLDEVRNGLYFLDQILFDVLPRVHQKLEQAVEEQFGRQLLELPPLIRFGSWMGGDRDGNPNVTSDITWQTLVLHCDLALNKYEQKLRELGRDLSVSVDRAGADEDLLASLGGENDEPYRALINRMLERLANTRRRLHGERVDGPDYASPEAMMEDVERMARSLAHHRGQRMVDAWLRPFLLQLRIFGFHMVTLDIRQHSGVHEQAVAELLQTAGLVDDYTSLGEEERVRVLSECLASPRPIRNPYHVYSDVTTEALAVLDCVRRGHETFGPRCVQDYLISMTQGASDLLEVLLLAKESGLFGWPDGPMAPPKSDLNVVPLFETIEDLESAAGIMRSLFENPVYRRHLEMRGWQQEIMLGYSDSNKDGGYLTANWSLYMAQKHLIRLAEAYGVRIKFFHGRGGALGRGGGPVEQSILAQPTEALRGHVKITEQGEVISQRYGHPGIAERSLESSAAAVLVGATREDSEEWAERHPRWFRLLDRASEISFRAYRKLVFEHPAFLEYFHRATPIDEIGKMNIGSRPSRRSQSARIEDLRAIPWVFSWTQSRHLLPAWYGFGSAIEAIMREDPRALEDLRRMYEVWPFFRTLVDNLQMALAKADMLVAKEYAQLAGEAGEAVFPLIEEEYARTERAVLDITGYRQLLDNRPVIRESISLRNPYVDPLSFFQVRLLADLRTDNLSPEEREAELADALQTINGIAAGLRNTG
- a CDS encoding NAD-dependent malic enzyme, with product MEFQRSGISLIYRLEIANKGNTFAKVASLVGNAGGDIAAVDVIRVTQDVVVRDVTINVANREHGRQIAELLDAEPGIHVVAVSDRTFLVHLGGKLEVVPKIQVKNREDLSRVYTPHVARVCEAIHEDPSKAFQLTIKRNTVAVVSDGTAVLGLGDIGPYAAMPVMEGKAMLFKQFAGVDAFPICLDTKDPDEIVETVKRIAPAFGGINLEDISSPRCFYIEERLKQELDIPVFHDDQHGTAVVMLAGLMNAAKLVGKKLQDLKVVIVGIGAAGVACTKMLLSAGVKNIIGVTLEGILHRGKQYDNEIWNWYKEHTNPDNITGTLDDAIVGADVFIGVSGPGVLTVDHIKKMAPDPIVFAMANPTPEIEPELAAPHVRVLATGRSDYPNQINNLLCFPGMFKGALAARASTINEEMKLAAAQAIASIIRENELREDYIIPSVFNQAVVQRVADAVADAARRTGVARREVMPKDNY
- a CDS encoding helix-turn-helix domain-containing protein; protein product: MEFQAELVSRFFGALGKSCAWVPWTPSLPNAPIGEWVEGPEGAFYMRVRDDLGVDGTSLAPGERAFLTWALSSSPGQGDAEPMARLRRCPARDLVAAAAGRACAEPIRQAAASVPLSAYPAHLVAIEWSTRVGGASEHRESADMVKKVTEAYVEVEAWRLSPHIPLAIASVARAALRHAWLSLGHAEMDVRGISALAAQLANALRSEAMIDARVAVSGVIRTPQDAAAGVAMLELARREAVRRNTEAVVFGDDPVRMALLWLDEPSRAAFLRSVSAISEEETKHWPEGWGEIAEAMVRSNLNISEAARSLYMHRNTLLARIEKLREISGLDVRRGTDAFALFAAGALLQGQSALD
- a CDS encoding HPr family phosphocarrier protein, which codes for MVEKVLTVNLPQGLAARPAAEFVKRASSFSSQIRIGKNGHFVDAKSVLGVMSMAIARGESVTLQAEGSDAERAVETLAELLSRDTFE